A genome region from Clostridia bacterium includes the following:
- a CDS encoding EAL domain-containing protein, which produces MLKGHEKNHYENRRRQVLIVDDEESNRLILEAMLEDHYELLHAANGKEAVEIIRETGETLSLMLLDIRMPVMSGTEVLEAMRSAPESERLPVIVLTSDKESEVESLNLGASDFIPKPYPDPDVILARVRRTIELFEDRQIISATERDALTGLYNKEFFYRYAENYDRHHKGADMDAIVIDVNRFHMINERFGAAYGDSVLKSIGASLLETARSTEGIVCRKEADTFMIYCPHGKTSYRAMLENAMNALSSNEAGSRIRLRMGVYENVEKSLDIERRFDRAKMASDTVRNSFTRTIGIYDGALHEKQLYEEQLIEEFDGAISGRQFKVYYQPKFDVRPDIPVLASAEALVRWQHPKLGMISPGIFIPLFENNGLIQRLDGYVWREAAAQIRDWKDRFGFSVPVSVNVSRIDMYDPHLIDTLLGILSDHGLDPAELTLEITESAYTQDSEQIISTVNQLRELGFKIEMDDFGTGYSSLNMISTLPIDALKLDMQFIRSAFDRRRDTKMLEIIIDIANYLSVPVIAEGVETKEQLEALKAMGCDLVQGYYFSRPVPPDEYESFVRERKDIDADFDKNARTLPKKSDIDISFGEIAHALSDGFESIYYVDTKSNHYIEFGSEGRYEDLQIERSGSDFFSDAEKNIDRVVYPPDAERVRLCINKEALINNINSAKTFSITYRLIIGGEPMYYSMKAVKADAGDNHHIVIGVSCVDAQIKEAQSAAKEERISDKLDFGTLAQALASDVESIYYVDIKSDTYRAFKAVGEYEKLELWQSGKSFFEECKRNIETAVYPMDRDRLKEVMDKERLMSALMKYRAFSTSYRLMIDGKPMFYRLKAVMSTRGDEEHMIIGVSNIDNQITDEERAGVQYRNGVTFEKIAQALSSDYFSIYYVNTETDYFIEYSAYEAYQTLGIEKQGHDFFELSRKNVQRVLYPEDLNMFLMTFTKENILKEIKEKHTFTLTYRLMMAGSPTYVHLKATRMADKNDKHIVIGISNVDDQIRREQEYAKAIRMANRDALTGVKSKNAYVEAEKDIDLAIARGEAGDFAIVICDLNDLKLINDSLGHMAGDTYIKDACKLICNVFKHSPVYRVGGDEFAAILRGGDYDTREYLIRKMEEINEKNSALGKVTVACGAAAFDPKRDRLASDVFARADAAMYEDKKRLKKA; this is translated from the coding sequence ATGCTTAAAGGTCATGAAAAAAATCATTACGAAAACAGGCGCAGGCAGGTGCTTATAGTTGACGACGAGGAAAGCAACCGCCTGATACTTGAAGCAATGCTTGAAGATCATTATGAGCTTTTACATGCCGCAAACGGCAAGGAAGCTGTTGAAATAATACGCGAAACGGGCGAAACCCTTTCCCTTATGCTCCTTGATATAAGAATGCCCGTTATGTCGGGAACCGAAGTGCTCGAAGCCATGCGAAGCGCCCCCGAATCGGAACGGCTGCCCGTTATCGTGCTTACCTCGGATAAGGAGTCGGAGGTGGAGAGCCTAAATCTGGGCGCAAGCGATTTTATACCCAAGCCGTATCCCGATCCCGACGTTATACTTGCCCGCGTAAGAAGAACGATAGAGCTTTTTGAGGACCGTCAGATAATAAGCGCGACGGAGCGCGACGCGCTTACCGGCCTTTATAACAAGGAATTTTTCTACCGCTACGCCGAAAATTACGACCGCCATCACAAGGGCGCCGATATGGACGCCATAGTTATAGACGTAAACCGCTTCCACATGATAAACGAGCGCTTCGGGGCGGCCTACGGCGACAGTGTGCTCAAAAGCATAGGCGCAAGCCTGCTTGAAACGGCACGCTCTACTGAGGGCATCGTTTGCCGCAAAGAGGCCGATACCTTTATGATATACTGCCCCCACGGAAAAACAAGTTACCGCGCGATGCTTGAAAACGCAATGAATGCGCTTTCTTCAAACGAAGCGGGCAGCCGTATCCGCCTGCGCATGGGCGTATACGAAAATGTTGAAAAATCGCTCGATATAGAAAGACGCTTTGACCGGGCAAAGATGGCCTCCGATACGGTGAGAAACAGCTTTACAAGGACCATAGGCATATACGACGGCGCGCTTCACGAAAAGCAGCTTTATGAGGAGCAGCTTATTGAAGAATTTGACGGCGCCATATCGGGGCGCCAGTTCAAGGTATATTATCAGCCCAAATTTGACGTTCGCCCCGATATACCGGTGCTTGCAAGCGCAGAGGCGCTCGTTCGCTGGCAGCATCCAAAGCTCGGCATGATCTCTCCCGGCATTTTCATTCCGCTTTTTGAAAATAACGGCCTTATTCAGAGGCTTGACGGCTATGTTTGGCGTGAAGCGGCGGCGCAGATAAGAGACTGGAAGGACCGCTTCGGATTCAGCGTGCCTGTATCGGTCAACGTATCGCGCATAGATATGTACGATCCGCACCTTATCGACACGCTTTTGGGCATACTTTCGGATCACGGGCTCGACCCCGCAGAGCTCACGCTCGAAATAACCGAATCGGCCTATACGCAGGACTCCGAGCAGATAATAAGCACGGTAAATCAGCTCAGAGAGCTCGGCTTTAAGATAGAAATGGATGATTTCGGCACAGGATACTCCTCCCTGAATATGATATCAACTCTGCCGATAGATGCGCTGAAGCTCGACATGCAGTTCATACGCAGCGCATTTGATCGCCGCAGAGACACGAAGATGCTTGAAATAATAATAGATATCGCAAATTACCTCTCCGTGCCCGTTATAGCCGAGGGCGTTGAGACAAAGGAACAGCTTGAGGCGCTCAAGGCCATGGGCTGCGATCTTGTGCAGGGCTATTATTTTTCGCGCCCCGTGCCTCCCGATGAATACGAAAGCTTTGTGCGCGAGCGAAAGGATATAGATGCGGACTTTGACAAAAATGCGCGCACGCTGCCGAAAAAAAGCGACATCGACATTTCCTTTGGAGAAATAGCTCATGCGCTCTCCGACGGCTTTGAAAGTATTTATTATGTCGACACAAAAAGCAACCATTATATCGAGTTTGGCTCCGAGGGCAGATACGAGGACCTTCAGATAGAGAGAAGCGGCTCGGACTTCTTTTCTGACGCCGAAAAAAATATAGACCGCGTCGTTTATCCGCCGGACGCCGAGAGAGTAAGGCTGTGTATAAACAAAGAGGCTCTTATTAACAATATAAACTCCGCAAAGACCTTTTCCATAACGTATCGCCTGATCATCGGCGGCGAACCGATGTATTACTCGATGAAAGCCGTGAAGGCAGACGCCGGCGACAATCATCATATAGTGATAGGCGTAAGCTGCGTAGATGCGCAGATAAAAGAGGCGCAGAGCGCGGCAAAAGAGGAGCGGATTTCCGATAAGCTCGATTTCGGCACGCTTGCACAGGCTCTGGCAAGCGATGTTGAAAGCATTTATTATGTTGACATAAAAAGCGATACATATCGCGCATTCAAAGCAGTAGGAGAATATGAAAAGCTTGAGCTTTGGCAAAGCGGCAAAAGCTTTTTCGAGGAATGCAAAAGGAATATCGAAACGGCCGTATATCCTATGGACCGAGATCGCCTTAAAGAGGTCATGGATAAAGAAAGGCTTATGTCCGCACTTATGAAGTACCGCGCATTTTCTACAAGCTATCGTCTTATGATAGACGGCAAGCCTATGTTTTATCGTCTAAAGGCCGTAATGAGCACGCGGGGAGACGAAGAACATATGATCATTGGCGTAAGCAATATAGACAATCAGATAACGGACGAGGAGCGCGCGGGAGTGCAATACCGAAACGGCGTCACGTTTGAAAAAATAGCGCAGGCGCTCTCTTCGGACTATTTCAGCATATATTATGTAAACACAGAGACCGACTACTTTATCGAATACAGCGCATATGAAGCATATCAGACTCTTGGCATTGAAAAGCAGGGACATGACTTTTTCGAGCTCAGCCGCAAAAACGTGCAGCGCGTCTTGTATCCGGAGGATCTTAATATGTTCCTTATGACGTTCACAAAGGAAAACATATTAAAGGAGATAAAAGAAAAACACACGTTCACGCTCACTTACCGCCTTATGATGGCCGGCTCGCCGACGTATGTTCATTTGAAGGCGACGCGCATGGCCGACAAAAACGACAAACACATCGTAATAGGTATAAGCAACGTAGACGACCAGATACGCCGCGAGCAGGAATATGCAAAGGCGATACGCATGGCTAATCGTGACGCGCTTACCGGCGTTAAGAGTAAAAACGCCTACGTTGAGGCCGAGAAAGATATCGACCTTGCCATCGCGCGCGGCGAGGCAGGAGATTTTGCCATTGTAATATGCGATCTTAACGACTTAAAGCTTATAAACGATTCCCTGGGCCATATGGCGGGAGATACATATATAAAAGACGCCTGCAAACTTATCTGCAACGTATTTAAGCACAGTCCCGTTTATCGTGTCGGCGGCGATGAATTCGCGGCTATTTTACGCGGCGGCGACTACGATACAAGAGAGTATCTTATAAGGAAAATGGAAGAGATAAACGAAAAAAACAGCGCTTTGGGCAAGGTGACGGTTGCCTGCGGCGCGGCCGCGTTCGATCCAAAGCGCGACCGGCTGGCGTCCGACGTATTTGCCCGCGCCGACGCCGCAATGTATGAGGACAAAAAACGCTTAAAGAAAGCGTGA
- a CDS encoding leucine-rich repeat domain-containing protein translates to MLLIGAVHCRAMLPMTGLAAGDTSGTAYAVEGGKIYFDSATGTITGADDGITSANIPAKIDGAAVTSIGERAFRGCTDLTSVVIPEGVTRIEMAAFSKCSGLTSVVVPEGVRSIGGLAFGNCTGLTSLEIPKSVTVINGFAFYGCSGLTSMVIPEGVSSAGDWMFFDCSGLKAVIIPDSVTSIGERAFYGCSSLESAIIPKNVTSIGEEAFRGCTGLTYVTIPSGVSYICEDAFSGCTGLSVVYFGGTKEQWESLGGDDAISGTGARVIFNNYPESSIDIATGETVFGSVIDNTLAVSGDVSASSPVYAAIYDENGKMISCEIMNTPDSADVSSGAKVKLIWVNAADLTAKSECMEFDLN, encoded by the coding sequence ATGCTTCTTATTGGTGCTGTGCATTGCCGCGCGATGCTGCCCATGACGGGCCTTGCGGCGGGAGATACAAGCGGCACGGCTTACGCCGTTGAGGGCGGCAAAATTTATTTTGACAGTGCCACGGGAACGATAACCGGCGCGGATGACGGCATAACTTCGGCGAATATCCCCGCGAAGATAGACGGAGCTGCCGTGACGAGCATAGGCGAACGCGCGTTTCGAGGCTGCACCGACCTTACGTCGGTGGTTATCCCCGAAGGCGTGACGAGAATAGAAATGGCCGCGTTCTCCAAGTGCAGCGGCCTTACGTCGGTGGTTGTCCCCGAAGGCGTGAGGAGCATAGGCGGCCTGGCGTTCGGCAACTGCACGGGCCTTACGTCGCTTGAGATCCCAAAGAGCGTGACCGTCATAAATGGTTTTGCTTTCTACGGCTGCAGCGGACTTACGTCAATGGTAATCCCCGAGGGCGTATCGTCCGCGGGCGACTGGATGTTCTTTGACTGCAGCGGCCTTAAAGCGGTAATAATCCCCGACAGCGTGACTTCCATAGGCGAAAGGGCGTTTTATGGCTGCAGCAGTCTTGAATCGGCAATTATCCCCAAAAACGTGACGAGCATAGGCGAAGAGGCTTTCCGCGGCTGCACCGGCCTTACGTACGTAACGATCCCGTCGGGAGTTTCGTACATATGCGAGGACGCGTTTTCGGGCTGCACCGGCTTAAGCGTGGTATATTTCGGCGGCACGAAGGAACAGTGGGAGAGCCTAGGCGGAGATGATGCAATATCCGGCACCGGAGCCCGGGTGATTTTCAATAACTATCCCGAATCCTCCATCGACATCGCAACCGGAGAGACCGTTTTCGGAAGCGTTATTGATAATACCCTCGCGGTATCCGGCGACGTTTCGGCGTCGTCCCCCGTATATGCGGCGATCTACGACGAAAACGGAAAGATGATCTCATGTGAAATAATGAACACGCCCGATTCGGCGGACGTAAGCTCCGGCGCAAAAGTGAAGCTCATCTGGGTAAACGCCGCGGACCTTACGGCAAAGAGCGAATGTATGGAATTTGACTTAAATTAG
- a CDS encoding pro-sigmaK processing inhibitor BofA family protein: protein MEVDGNDILAFLFGIILLIIIGRVFLKPIKFILKILLNSAAGLLILFIINFFGANAGMTIGINWLTGLICGVLGVPGVILVLLLKWLGFG, encoded by the coding sequence ATGGAAGTCGACGGAAACGATATACTTGCATTTTTATTCGGTATCATACTGCTCATAATAATAGGGCGCGTGTTTCTTAAACCGATAAAGTTTATTTTGAAAATACTGTTAAACAGCGCTGCGGGACTTTTAATACTTTTCATTATAAACTTTTTCGGCGCGAATGCCGGCATGACCATAGGCATAAATTGGCTTACGGGCCTTATCTGCGGCGTGCTCGGCGTTCCGGGAGTAATACTTGTGCTGCTTTTAAAATGGCTTGGCTTCGGATAA
- a CDS encoding ferritin-like domain-containing protein — protein MMTLTQKESMFLNDLKSQEQLCIDKYTKYSSEAHDGQLRNLFSEIASVEREHLDTLNQMLSGVVPSMKQGESKSAAPQFRSSYREGSRDADMKDDCYLCSDALANEKHVSSVYDMSVFEFKDPKMRDALNHIQKEEQQHGKMIYDYMAANGMYS, from the coding sequence ATTATGACGCTTACGCAAAAGGAAAGTATGTTCTTAAATGACTTAAAGAGCCAGGAACAGCTTTGTATCGACAAGTATACTAAATATTCGTCCGAAGCGCACGACGGGCAGCTTCGCAATCTTTTTTCCGAGATCGCAAGCGTGGAGCGAGAGCATCTTGATACGTTGAATCAGATGCTTTCGGGCGTTGTTCCTTCGATGAAACAGGGCGAAAGCAAGAGCGCTGCGCCGCAGTTTAGAAGCTCTTACCGCGAGGGCAGCCGCGACGCCGATATGAAGGACGACTGCTATCTATGTTCAGACGCTCTGGCAAACGAAAAGCATGTTTCCTCGGTCTATGACATGTCCGTTTTTGAGTTTAAAGATCCTAAGATGAGAGATGCATTGAACCACATCCAAAAAGAGGAGCAGCAGCACGGCAAAATGATCTACGACTATATGGCCGCAAACGGCATGTATTCGTAA
- a CDS encoding heat-shock protein Hsp90 — MKTKELDSFMKEKVSALLEAPNCYKDLRVAAEVWQKAAGTEKEAEATAALICELEADVLTIDQMIEIVGSDFGKKKFGKEKAAKYVAHARDLKAKGEKYCFCKACQTGHQILERKAELI, encoded by the coding sequence ATGAAAACAAAAGAGCTTGACTCTTTTATGAAAGAGAAGGTAAGCGCGCTTTTAGAGGCGCCCAACTGCTATAAGGATCTTCGTGTCGCTGCAGAGGTTTGGCAAAAAGCCGCAGGCACCGAAAAAGAGGCCGAGGCGACAGCCGCTCTTATTTGCGAGCTGGAGGCCGATGTGTTGACCATAGACCAGATGATCGAAATCGTAGGCAGCGATTTCGGCAAAAAGAAATTCGGCAAGGAGAAAGCCGCAAAATATGTGGCTCACGCAAGGGACTTAAAGGCCAAGGGCGAGAAATACTGCTTCTGCAAGGCGTGCCAGACAGGCCATCAGATCCTTGAAAGAAAGGCCGAGCTTATTTAA
- a CDS encoding molecular chaperone Hsp90 encodes MKNPELNAFLDEQVKVLLESTHTCKELIAACKTWQEAKGTDNEAAALKALVEEAAVDVMDLDHVIQIVTSEGGKRHFGEAVAKAYHEEAVRRQNNGEKWCFCDACVAAKKIADKKAELLA; translated from the coding sequence ATGAAAAATCCCGAACTCAACGCTTTTTTGGACGAACAGGTAAAGGTGCTTTTAGAATCTACCCATACATGCAAAGAGCTTATTGCGGCCTGCAAAACATGGCAGGAAGCGAAAGGCACCGATAATGAGGCTGCGGCGCTGAAGGCTCTCGTTGAAGAGGCCGCAGTTGACGTTATGGACCTTGACCACGTTATTCAGATAGTTACATCCGAGGGCGGCAAGCGCCACTTCGGCGAGGCCGTTGCAAAGGCGTATCACGAGGAAGCTGTAAGACGCCAGAACAACGGCGAAAAGTGGTGCTTCTGCGACGCATGCGTTGCCGCAAAGAAGATAGCAGACAAAAAAGCCGAACTGTTGGCATAA
- a CDS encoding heat-shock protein Hsp90 yields the protein MKNPAAEQFFKEKVNEIMNASHANIHLKRACKLWLDAVGTDKEEEMSKKLITKLESDVLPMDELVWLLNLPGAKAHFGEETVKAYLKEAEERIAKGEQWCFCDACTPGRQILDRKDELV from the coding sequence ATGAAAAATCCGGCAGCAGAACAATTCTTCAAGGAAAAAGTAAACGAGATCATGAACGCTTCGCACGCTAACATCCACTTAAAGCGCGCATGCAAGCTGTGGCTCGACGCAGTAGGCACCGATAAGGAAGAGGAAATGTCTAAAAAGCTTATCACAAAGCTTGAAAGCGACGTGCTCCCGATGGACGAGCTCGTATGGCTCTTGAATCTTCCGGGCGCAAAGGCTCATTTCGGCGAAGAGACCGTAAAAGCGTACTTAAAGGAAGCCGAAGAGCGCATCGCAAAGGGCGAGCAGTGGTGCTTCTGCGACGCCTGCACCCCCGGCAGACAGATACTCGACAGAAAAGACGAGCTCGTATAA
- a CDS encoding beta-lactamase family protein, giving the protein MDFTNVKELMNRLTKTGPAGNAIMVTVDGKKVFEHYEGMADVEAGRPIGPDTVYRMFSDSKVMTAVAALILYERGVYLLDDPVAWYLPEFSDLKVAVYEDNGIIETLRPAKNILKVRDCFCHTTGLTYAGKLNMTQQKLLEVQGGLMAKGPYTLEQFMKAIAQEVPLLYEPGTRFHYGLSIDLLGRLVEVWSGKSLGQFIKDEITGPLGMEETSFSFKGDQNDRLAAIYNRENGELKRYQSRADAFYDPRFICDMGGQGLISTVGDYSKLISMLANGGALDGVRILGRNTIDLMRQNHLTPQQTQGLHNTLFRWSQLKGHGFGLGVSMIVDPAAAGVYAPNAFGWSGMAGTKTLADPANKLAIVYAHQCLPNDKNLDWYVHPRIVNAVYAALD; this is encoded by the coding sequence ATGGACTTTACGAACGTTAAAGAACTGATGAATCGGCTGACAAAAACAGGTCCCGCCGGTAACGCCATAATGGTGACCGTTGACGGGAAGAAGGTCTTTGAGCATTATGAGGGAATGGCCGACGTTGAAGCGGGGCGTCCCATAGGACCGGATACCGTCTACAGAATGTTCTCCGATTCAAAGGTGATGACCGCTGTGGCGGCACTCATATTATATGAGCGGGGCGTTTATCTTCTGGACGATCCGGTAGCTTGGTATTTGCCGGAGTTTTCCGATCTCAAGGTGGCCGTATACGAAGACAACGGTATTATAGAAACGCTGCGCCCTGCGAAGAATATTCTTAAGGTGCGCGACTGCTTCTGCCATACCACCGGACTTACTTACGCGGGAAAGCTCAATATGACCCAGCAGAAGCTTCTGGAGGTGCAGGGCGGCCTGATGGCCAAGGGGCCTTATACGCTCGAGCAGTTTATGAAGGCCATCGCGCAGGAAGTTCCGCTTTTATACGAACCGGGAACGCGCTTCCATTACGGACTTAGCATAGATCTTTTGGGCAGACTCGTCGAAGTGTGGTCGGGAAAGTCGCTTGGGCAGTTCATAAAAGACGAGATAACAGGGCCGCTCGGCATGGAGGAGACCTCGTTTTCATTTAAAGGCGATCAGAATGACAGGCTCGCTGCTATCTACAACAGGGAGAACGGGGAGCTTAAAAGATACCAAAGCCGCGCCGACGCTTTCTATGATCCGCGTTTCATATGCGATATGGGCGGTCAGGGCCTTATCTCCACGGTAGGGGACTACTCAAAGCTCATAAGCATGCTTGCAAACGGCGGCGCCCTGGACGGCGTAAGGATACTCGGCAGAAATACAATAGACCTGATGAGACAGAACCATCTTACGCCCCAGCAGACTCAGGGACTTCATAATACGCTGTTTCGCTGGTCACAGCTTAAGGGACACGGCTTCGGACTTGGCGTGAGCATGATAGTCGATCCTGCCGCCGCGGGCGTATACGCACCGAACGCCTTTGGGTGGTCCGGCATGGCGGGAACGAAGACTCTGGCGGATCCTGCAAATAAGCTTGCGATAGTTTATGCGCATCAATGTCTGCCTAATGATAAGAATCTGGACTGGTACGTCCATCCGCGCATTGTGAACGCAGTATACGCGGCGCTTGATTAA
- a CDS encoding metal-dependent transcriptional regulator, translating into MKIQESAENYLETILMIKQKRGAVRSIDVANELNFSKPSVSVAMKRLRESGHITVDGSGFISLTESGAAVANAIYERHCIIAELLMRIGVEENTAFEDACKVEHKISQETFDKLREYYNRINTAK; encoded by the coding sequence ATGAAAATACAAGAATCTGCCGAAAATTATCTTGAAACAATATTGATGATCAAACAGAAGCGCGGTGCGGTGCGCTCCATAGATGTGGCAAATGAGCTGAACTTTTCAAAGCCGAGCGTTTCCGTGGCAATGAAGCGTCTGCGCGAAAGCGGGCATATTACAGTAGACGGTAGCGGCTTTATATCGCTTACCGAAAGCGGCGCCGCCGTTGCAAATGCCATTTATGAACGTCACTGCATTATAGCCGAGCTGCTTATGCGTATAGGCGTTGAAGAGAATACGGCTTTTGAGGACGCCTGCAAGGTCGAGCATAAGATCAGTCAGGAGACCTTTGATAAGCTGCGCGAGTACTATAACAGGATAAATACGGCAAAATAA
- a CDS encoding TetR/AcrR family transcriptional regulator, which translates to MAAKSGKKAEYRSALRSRRMIKTAFLELVHEKPVQKITVTDIVNRCGLNRGTFYSHYTGVAAVVEQIENDLIMAVEDVLESPENNKERTIHFYLTRFTELLKSDLEFYRLVVTCGGERFSVKFREFLLEKLHNGELVFYTDLSGKSLEVASQFMVGGFVSIYISWFEGKIDCTLDELCSIIDSILSAKTMTAPA; encoded by the coding sequence ATGGCTGCGAAGAGCGGAAAAAAAGCGGAGTATCGCAGTGCGCTGCGTTCTCGCCGCATGATAAAAACGGCTTTTTTGGAGCTTGTTCATGAAAAGCCCGTACAAAAGATAACCGTAACGGATATAGTTAATCGCTGCGGCCTTAACCGCGGCACGTTTTATTCGCATTATACCGGAGTTGCGGCCGTTGTTGAACAGATAGAAAACGATCTTATCATGGCTGTCGAAGATGTGCTTGAGTCGCCCGAAAACAATAAAGAACGCACGATACACTTTTATCTTACAAGATTCACGGAGCTTTTGAAGTCGGATTTGGAGTTCTACCGTCTTGTCGTAACATGCGGAGGAGAGCGGTTTTCCGTCAAATTCCGAGAATTTCTGCTGGAAAAATTGCATAACGGCGAGCTGGTATTTTACACGGATCTGAGCGGTAAAAGCCTTGAGGTGGCGTCGCAGTTCATGGTGGGCGGTTTCGTGTCGATTTATATAAGCTGGTTCGAAGGGAAAATAGACTGCACGCTTGACGAGCTGTGCTCTATAATCGATTCTATCCTAAGTGCAAAAACAATGACCGCGCCCGCTTAA